In a single window of the Micromonospora sp. WMMD1155 genome:
- a CDS encoding AAA family ATPase has protein sequence MAQPDLTLTASLRPAALDARRGIVRLHPEAMTALGLRPGDPVRLAGRRETAGIVAAAAPGASSALLYADDLVLGNLGLRDGGQVRVSPAPLTPAGRVVLAGPVGVVAAVGPEMLRLALLGKVLTAGDDVSLLPQDVLPDASVRGLVEAARRSLANTVGFAWTSTLLRVVAVEPAAGALVTMNTAVAWEHGATTHGPGPVGVTPPQPPGAADAVGVDDAPDVDELPGLRAQAEELTELLDLGFHHREVLGRLGTTISLGVLLVGPAGSGKSALVRAVAARVGARVHPLWAPEVAALANQAAADRLRAATTAARTAGPAVLLVSDVDALAPADEPGPVATVFRQVLAESIRAGVAVVCTTSRPEAVDSALRAPDLLSLRISIPLPDQALRREQLTVLTRQVPLADDVRLDEVAARTPGFVAADLAALVREAGVRAALRQKSAETPTVSMTDFAAALEVVRPTTMAASTLDLASVTLDDVGGLDEVKQTLTESVLWPLTYPDTFARLGVQPPRGVLLYGPPGCGKTYLVTALAGSGRANVLSVKGAELLSKWVGESERAVRELFRRAREAAPTLVFLDEVDALAPVRGQATDGGTTDRVVAALLTELDGVETLRNVVVVGATNRPDLVDPALLRPGRLERPVYVPPPDGPARAEILRAASRHVPLAPDVDVSTLGDELTGFSAADCAALIREAALAAMRESLAAATVTAEHVATARARVRPSLDPAQVAWLAAYAADRQ, from the coding sequence GTGGCGCAACCCGACCTGACCTTGACGGCGAGCCTACGACCGGCCGCGCTGGACGCCCGACGGGGCATCGTACGGCTGCACCCGGAGGCGATGACCGCCCTGGGCCTGCGCCCCGGTGACCCGGTCCGGCTGGCCGGTCGCCGGGAGACGGCCGGGATCGTGGCGGCTGCTGCCCCGGGCGCGAGCAGCGCCCTGCTCTACGCCGACGACCTGGTCCTGGGCAACCTGGGCCTGCGCGACGGTGGTCAGGTGCGGGTCAGCCCCGCACCGCTGACCCCGGCGGGTCGGGTCGTCCTGGCCGGGCCGGTGGGGGTGGTCGCGGCGGTCGGCCCGGAGATGCTCCGGCTCGCCCTGCTGGGCAAGGTGCTCACCGCCGGTGACGACGTGTCGCTGTTGCCGCAAGACGTGCTGCCGGACGCGTCGGTGCGTGGCCTGGTCGAGGCGGCTCGGCGCAGCCTCGCCAACACCGTCGGTTTCGCCTGGACCAGCACCCTGCTCAGGGTGGTCGCGGTCGAGCCGGCCGCCGGCGCGCTGGTCACCATGAACACGGCGGTCGCCTGGGAGCACGGCGCGACCACCCACGGGCCCGGCCCGGTCGGCGTCACGCCGCCGCAGCCACCCGGGGCGGCCGACGCGGTCGGGGTGGACGACGCCCCGGACGTGGACGAGCTGCCCGGGCTGCGGGCCCAGGCCGAGGAGCTGACCGAACTGCTCGACCTCGGCTTCCACCACCGGGAGGTGCTGGGCCGGCTGGGCACCACCATCTCGTTGGGGGTGCTGCTCGTCGGCCCGGCGGGCTCCGGGAAGTCGGCCCTGGTCCGGGCCGTCGCCGCCCGGGTCGGTGCCCGCGTCCACCCGCTCTGGGCACCGGAGGTGGCCGCGCTGGCCAACCAGGCCGCCGCCGACCGCCTGCGCGCCGCGACGACGGCGGCCCGCACCGCCGGACCGGCGGTGCTGCTGGTCAGCGACGTCGATGCGCTCGCACCGGCGGACGAGCCCGGCCCGGTCGCGACGGTGTTCCGGCAGGTGCTCGCGGAGAGCATCCGGGCCGGCGTCGCGGTCGTCTGCACCACCAGCCGACCGGAGGCGGTCGACAGTGCGCTGCGCGCCCCGGACCTGTTGTCGCTACGGATCAGCATCCCGCTCCCCGACCAGGCGCTCCGCCGCGAACAGCTCACCGTGCTCACCCGGCAGGTGCCACTGGCCGACGACGTCCGACTGGACGAGGTGGCCGCGCGTACCCCCGGGTTCGTCGCCGCGGACCTGGCCGCGCTGGTCCGGGAGGCCGGGGTACGCGCCGCGCTGCGACAGAAGTCCGCCGAGACGCCGACGGTGTCGATGACCGACTTCGCCGCCGCCCTGGAGGTGGTCCGGCCGACCACGATGGCGGCATCCACCCTGGACCTCGCCTCGGTGACCCTCGACGACGTGGGTGGTCTGGACGAGGTCAAGCAGACTCTCACCGAGTCGGTGTTGTGGCCCTTGACGTACCCGGACACGTTCGCCCGGCTCGGGGTGCAGCCGCCGCGTGGCGTGCTGCTCTACGGGCCGCCCGGGTGCGGCAAGACGTACCTGGTCACGGCCCTGGCCGGGTCGGGGCGGGCGAACGTGCTGTCGGTGAAGGGCGCCGAACTGCTCTCCAAGTGGGTCGGCGAGAGCGAGCGCGCGGTCCGGGAGTTGTTCCGCCGGGCCCGGGAGGCGGCCCCCACCCTGGTCTTCCTGGACGAGGTGGACGCGCTGGCCCCGGTACGCGGCCAGGCCACCGACGGCGGCACCACGGACCGGGTGGTCGCCGCGCTGCTCACCGAACTGGACGGGGTGGAGACGCTGCGCAACGTGGTGGTGGTCGGCGCGACGAACCGGCCGGACCTGGTCGACCCGGCGCTGCTGCGGCCGGGCCGGTTGGAGCGGCCGGTCTACGTGCCGCCGCCGGACGGGCCCGCCCGCGCGGAGATCCTGCGGGCCGCGTCCCGGCACGTGCCGCTGGCCCCGGACGTGGACGTGTCGACCCTCGGCGACGAGCTGACCGGCTTCTCCGCCGCCGACTGCGCCGCGCTGATCCGGGAGGCGGCACTGGCCGCCATGCGTGAGTCGCTCGCCGCCGCCACGGTCACCGCCGAGCACGTGGCGACCGCGCGGGCGCGGGTACGCCCGTCGCTGGACCCAGCCCAGGTGGCCTGGCTGGCCGCGTACGCCGCTGACCGACAGTGA
- a CDS encoding ATP/GTP-binding protein: MDSVRSPEWPVAPLGGASANSAAARYGTSPGTGPIVGRAGPPPTAPPPPYQPSSAAPPTPSVGKPAAPPIPVKILVAGGFGVGKTTTVGAISEIAPLTTEAEMTSAGIGVDDPGARLTKTTTTVAMDFGCVTIDRSLKLYLFGTPGQSRFGFMWDDLSRGALGALVVVDSSRLDDCFPAIDFFERAGLPFVVGVNAFDGRLALELGEIRWALAIGDQVPLVQFDARDRLSVRDALLVVLDRALDRATRDRRA; encoded by the coding sequence ATGGACTCCGTGCGATCTCCTGAATGGCCGGTCGCCCCGCTCGGCGGGGCCTCCGCGAACAGCGCAGCCGCCCGTTACGGCACGTCGCCGGGTACCGGGCCGATAGTCGGGCGGGCCGGTCCGCCGCCGACCGCGCCACCGCCGCCGTACCAGCCCTCGTCCGCCGCGCCGCCGACCCCGTCGGTCGGCAAGCCGGCCGCACCGCCGATCCCGGTCAAGATCCTTGTCGCCGGGGGCTTCGGGGTGGGCAAGACCACCACAGTGGGCGCGATCTCCGAGATCGCACCGCTGACCACCGAGGCGGAGATGACCAGCGCCGGGATCGGGGTGGACGACCCGGGTGCCCGGTTGACCAAGACGACCACCACGGTGGCGATGGATTTCGGTTGTGTGACCATCGACCGCAGTCTCAAGCTCTACCTGTTCGGCACGCCGGGGCAGTCCCGGTTCGGTTTCATGTGGGACGACCTCTCCCGGGGGGCGCTCGGCGCGCTGGTGGTGGTGGACAGCTCCCGGCTGGACGACTGCTTCCCGGCGATCGACTTCTTCGAGCGGGCCGGGCTGCCGTTCGTCGTCGGGGTCAACGCCTTCGACGGGCGGTTGGCCCTGGAACTCGGCGAGATCCGCTGGGCGCTGGCCATCGGCGACCAGGTGCCCCTGGTGCAGTTCGACGCCCGGGACCGGCTCTCGGTGCGGGACGCCCTGCTGGTCGTCCTGGACCGGGCGCTGGACCGGGCCACGCGGGACCGGAGGGCCTGA
- a CDS encoding DUF742 domain-containing protein, whose product MTPEVAGEDADPDPRVRIRPYLRTPPSAVDGAATPALPEPEVGESGPAGPRPFVLTSGRVAGADPAIGLETQVTVRTDSGWWAGAPDAVTTPELQAIIALCAEPISVAEISARTRLHFGVTRVLVGDLRAAGHLDVHVTDTDDALDPNLILRVIDGLRAIS is encoded by the coding sequence GTGACCCCCGAGGTCGCCGGCGAGGATGCGGACCCCGACCCGCGGGTCCGGATCCGCCCGTACCTGCGCACGCCGCCCTCCGCTGTGGACGGCGCGGCGACACCGGCGCTGCCCGAGCCGGAGGTGGGCGAGAGTGGGCCGGCAGGTCCGCGTCCGTTCGTGCTCACCTCCGGGCGGGTGGCGGGTGCCGACCCGGCGATCGGGCTGGAGACCCAGGTGACGGTCCGTACGGACAGCGGCTGGTGGGCCGGTGCGCCGGACGCCGTGACGACACCGGAGCTGCAGGCGATCATCGCGCTGTGCGCCGAGCCGATCTCGGTGGCCGAGATCTCGGCCCGGACCCGGCTGCACTTCGGTGTGACGCGGGTCCTGGTCGGTGACCTGCGGGCGGCCGGGCACCTGGACGTACACGTCACGGACACCGACGACGCCCTCGACCCCAACCTCATCCTGCGAGTGATTGATGGACTCCGTGCGATCTCCTGA
- a CDS encoding roadblock/LC7 domain-containing protein, with translation MTSPFLHDNVEHQSQPAASGDLSPEARTFNWLLDSFTSSTAGVLEAIAVSSDGLLMAMSAIKDRSNAERLAAVVSGMTSLAGGAASWYALGGLNRVIVDMADGYLLISAISSGSVLGVVADRSANLGTVAYEMTLFAGRAGGALTPRLIVELKNAVQQ, from the coding sequence GTGACCAGCCCCTTCCTGCACGACAACGTCGAGCACCAGAGCCAGCCCGCCGCCAGTGGGGACCTCAGCCCGGAGGCCCGTACGTTCAACTGGCTGCTTGATTCCTTCACCTCCAGCACCGCCGGGGTCCTGGAGGCGATCGCGGTCTCCTCGGACGGCCTGCTGATGGCCATGTCGGCGATCAAGGACCGGTCCAACGCGGAACGCCTGGCGGCTGTCGTGTCCGGGATGACCAGCCTGGCCGGTGGGGCAGCCAGCTGGTACGCGCTCGGCGGCCTGAACCGGGTGATCGTCGACATGGCCGACGGCTACCTGCTGATCAGCGCGATCAGCAGCGGTTCCGTGCTCGGGGTGGTCGCCGACCGGTCGGCGAACCTGGGCACCGTCGCGTACGAGATGACGCTCTTCGCCGGGCGGGCCGGCGGTGCCCTGACCCCGCGGTTGATCGTCGAGTTGAAGAACGCCGTCCAGCAGTGA
- a CDS encoding nitrate- and nitrite sensing domain-containing protein codes for MLLGRLRIRGKLALLVVIPLLSMVGLAVPVMLDRVAAAQRAGDTAERVRLASRVGSLVQDLQQERILSVGYLLGRVERSELVRKSADVDDRVADLRAAQSDALTDQVDRALDRVSGLVDLRTAVLARTANPGQVMDTFGPVNKGIIESLRLPFSVDTNTLPGRQVLALDGLLRADEGLGACATLSLLVKAFGNPDTTAGYVACIAALMVDNARFRSLITPEQLTVSQLNEAAVAARTSPDFLVTSARDPAGAVRDVPMEALFPAVRTMIRLGQFVEKKLVADVLAEVTAEQRRALTAAYLVGAAAVLILTLVVLLSVAVARTVARPLTRLTSSADRVARVAEAELVRVTDDETESPQPVRLEPVDIRANDEIGDLARAFDRVQNTAARLVERQVAGRRNVAQMFGHVGRRTQNLVGRQIALIDQLEQQEADPGRLEHLYRLDHISSRLRRNAGSLVVLSGAAGADAHTAPVPLADLVRLALGEIEDYTRVEVRVPAGISAAPAVVGDLILALAELMENATVFSPPHTRVLVAAETAGLGARITVVDHGIGMSEQRLAEENARLTRRERLDLAPTEVLGLFVVGRLARRHGWEVGLAATTGGGVTAHLEIPSTSLVLRRADRAGAAVARATVPERDRRTASAAETEQDARSRTAAIAAPARFDSDLLTRATRSLEAGPSWNAFGHSRPEQAAPPAPPAPEPSATPTGRVRQRVPGASLGTSTAPTRPVDATGADPAAARALVEAFQAGVRRAEATGVRSNVVDPGETVDLPSTPGGAGPTVSNGGPSDGTPGRPRLSRRVPGANLTAVPACQPPSTHLGDPAEVRNLISEFEAGVARALREVSPDHRNEEGSSR; via the coding sequence ATGCTGCTCGGTAGGCTCCGCATCCGCGGCAAGCTCGCCCTGCTCGTGGTGATCCCGCTGCTCAGCATGGTCGGACTCGCCGTGCCGGTCATGCTCGACCGGGTGGCCGCGGCCCAGCGGGCCGGTGACACCGCCGAGCGGGTACGACTCGCCAGCCGGGTCGGCAGCCTGGTCCAGGACCTCCAGCAGGAACGCATCCTCTCGGTCGGTTACCTGCTCGGCCGGGTGGAGCGAAGTGAGCTGGTCCGCAAGTCCGCCGACGTGGACGACCGGGTGGCCGACCTGCGGGCCGCTCAGAGCGACGCGTTGACCGACCAGGTCGACCGGGCCCTCGACCGCGTGTCCGGCCTCGTCGACCTGCGGACGGCCGTGCTGGCCCGGACGGCAAACCCGGGTCAGGTGATGGACACCTTCGGCCCGGTCAACAAGGGAATCATCGAGTCGTTGCGGCTGCCGTTCAGCGTGGACACCAACACGTTGCCGGGTCGGCAGGTGCTCGCCCTCGACGGGTTGCTCCGCGCCGACGAGGGCCTGGGCGCCTGCGCCACCCTGAGCCTGCTGGTCAAGGCGTTCGGCAACCCGGATACCACCGCCGGGTACGTGGCCTGCATCGCCGCGCTCATGGTCGACAACGCCCGCTTCCGCAGCCTGATCACGCCCGAGCAACTCACGGTGTCCCAGCTCAACGAGGCGGCCGTGGCCGCGCGTACCAGCCCCGACTTCCTGGTGACCAGCGCCCGGGATCCGGCCGGCGCGGTCCGTGACGTGCCGATGGAGGCGCTCTTCCCGGCCGTCCGCACGATGATCCGGCTCGGCCAGTTCGTCGAGAAGAAGCTGGTCGCCGACGTCCTCGCCGAGGTGACGGCCGAGCAGCGGCGGGCACTGACCGCCGCGTACCTGGTCGGTGCCGCCGCGGTGTTGATCCTGACGTTGGTGGTGCTGCTCAGTGTGGCTGTCGCGCGGACGGTGGCGCGACCGTTGACCCGCCTCACCAGCTCCGCCGACCGGGTCGCCCGGGTTGCCGAGGCCGAGCTGGTCCGGGTCACCGACGACGAGACGGAGAGCCCACAACCGGTCCGGTTGGAACCGGTGGACATCCGGGCCAACGACGAGATCGGCGACCTGGCCCGCGCCTTCGACCGGGTGCAGAACACCGCGGCCCGGCTGGTCGAGCGGCAGGTCGCCGGACGGCGCAACGTGGCGCAGATGTTCGGTCACGTCGGGCGGCGCACCCAGAACCTGGTGGGTCGGCAGATCGCGCTGATCGACCAGCTGGAGCAGCAGGAGGCCGACCCGGGTCGGCTGGAGCACCTGTACCGCCTCGACCACATCTCCAGCCGGCTGCGCCGCAACGCGGGCAGCCTGGTGGTGCTGTCCGGCGCGGCCGGGGCCGACGCGCACACCGCGCCGGTGCCGCTCGCCGACCTGGTCCGGTTGGCGCTCGGCGAGATCGAGGACTACACGCGGGTCGAGGTACGGGTGCCGGCCGGCATCTCGGCCGCGCCGGCGGTGGTCGGCGATCTCATCCTGGCGTTGGCCGAGCTGATGGAGAACGCCACGGTCTTCTCACCGCCGCACACCCGGGTGCTGGTGGCCGCCGAGACGGCCGGGCTCGGCGCGCGGATCACCGTGGTGGACCACGGCATCGGCATGAGCGAACAACGACTGGCCGAGGAGAACGCCCGGCTCACCCGCCGGGAACGGCTCGACCTGGCCCCCACCGAGGTGCTCGGTCTCTTCGTGGTGGGTCGGCTGGCTCGGCGGCACGGCTGGGAGGTGGGTCTGGCCGCCACCACCGGCGGCGGGGTGACCGCACACCTGGAGATCCCGTCGACGTCGCTGGTGCTGCGCCGCGCCGACCGGGCCGGAGCTGCCGTGGCCAGGGCCACCGTGCCGGAACGGGACCGGCGTACGGCGTCGGCGGCGGAGACCGAGCAGGACGCCCGGTCCCGCACGGCGGCCATCGCCGCGCCGGCTCGATTCGACTCGGATCTGCTCACCCGAGCCACCCGCAGCCTGGAGGCCGGCCCGTCCTGGAACGCGTTCGGCCACAGCCGGCCCGAGCAGGCCGCACCCCCCGCACCTCCGGCACCGGAACCGTCGGCGACCCCGACCGGGCGGGTTCGGCAGCGGGTGCCCGGGGCCAGCCTCGGGACGTCCACCGCACCGACCCGGCCGGTGGACGCCACCGGGGCGGACCCCGCCGCGGCCCGCGCGTTGGTCGAGGCGTTCCAGGCCGGTGTACGGCGAGCCGAGGCGACCGGTGTCCGGTCGAACGTGGTCGACCCGGGCGAGACGGTCGATCTGCCGAGCACACCGGGAGGCGCGGGCCCCACGGTGAGCAACGGTGGCCCGTCGGACGGCACGCCCGGCCGTCCCCGGCTGAGCCGACGGGTGCCGGGGGCGAACCTCACCGCCGTCCCGGCCTGCCAGCCACCCAGTACACACCTCGGTGACCCGGCCGAGGTCCGGAACCTCATCAGCGAGTTCGAGGCGGGCGTTGCCCGCGCTCTGCGCGAAGTCAGCCCAGACCACCGGAACGAAGAAGGATCATCACGGTGA